One region of Halomicrobium sp. LC1Hm genomic DNA includes:
- a CDS encoding DUF4350 domain-containing protein — translation MELRDAALKGGVFVAVFLVVATLTGLGSIPVPVEGNETAPLTVDSHQPEAILADESTETGEIELDASGTQKTVVIDQSHNNSVSPEEISPLVTALTEAGHDVQFYTDRMASQQSLDETLSSADAFVVIAPDDQYDTSERRRIAAFADDGGRVLLVNEPPRQAARGATVSTPMTNLAGAFGLGFDSGYLYDLAEYDTNHRAVYATPAGETALTDGVDRVTTHTARPVVGGSPLLVTNESTRLSTTRRQARYSVLARQGNAVALGDRSLLGTDYAYTADNEVLVGNLLDFLVSGSR, via the coding sequence GTGGAGCTGCGTGACGCGGCGCTCAAGGGTGGCGTCTTCGTCGCCGTGTTCCTGGTCGTCGCCACCCTGACCGGGCTCGGGTCGATCCCCGTCCCGGTCGAGGGCAACGAGACCGCCCCGCTGACCGTCGACAGTCACCAGCCCGAGGCGATCCTGGCCGACGAGTCGACCGAGACCGGCGAGATCGAACTGGACGCCAGTGGGACCCAGAAGACGGTCGTGATCGATCAGAGCCACAACAACAGCGTCTCGCCCGAGGAGATCAGTCCGCTGGTCACGGCGCTGACCGAGGCCGGCCACGACGTGCAGTTCTACACCGACCGGATGGCCAGCCAGCAGTCGCTCGACGAGACGCTTTCGAGCGCCGACGCGTTCGTGGTGATCGCCCCCGACGACCAGTACGACACGAGCGAGCGGCGTCGAATCGCGGCCTTCGCCGACGACGGTGGTCGCGTCTTGTTGGTCAACGAACCCCCGCGACAGGCCGCTCGCGGGGCCACCGTGTCGACCCCGATGACCAACCTCGCCGGGGCCTTCGGGCTCGGGTTCGACAGCGGCTACCTCTACGATCTCGCCGAGTACGACACGAACCACCGAGCCGTCTACGCGACGCCGGCCGGCGAGACGGCCCTGACCGACGGCGTCGACCGCGTCACGACCCACACCGCCAGACCGGTCGTCGGTGGCTCTCCACTGCTGGTCACCAACGAGTCGACCAGGCTCTCGACGACTCGCCGGCAGGCCCGCTACTCCGTGCTCGCTCGCCAGGGCAACGCCGTCGCGCTGGGCGATCGCTCGCTGCTCGGCACGGACTACGCCTACACCGCCGACAACGAGGTGCTGGTCGGGAACCTGCTCGACTTCCTGGTGTCGGGCTCGCGGTAG
- a CDS encoding S49 family peptidase — MANPIDKHVKTLLTSYTVIIVVALLIGATVGPAVSSALFQSDDEGTIAAVTIQGPISGPTADEVTRQLRTLRKDDSIDAVVLRIDSGGGSVAASEAQYRAVKRLAREKPVVTSVRGVAASGAYYTALPSDEIYATPGGLVGSVGVRALIPQPDGVPRSVTTGPDKAGGLTGDDIRGQVETLKRSFVDSVYAERGDRLALSRTELTNAKVYSGAAAVDNGLADEIGGLETAIAAAAEKAGLDSYEVVYRSTTPGVLSLLLGSEANSTDAGQVDRASLLTTRGIERPQYLMLWGDLNTSAREVRASGAA; from the coding sequence ATGGCGAATCCGATCGACAAACACGTCAAGACGCTGTTGACCTCCTACACGGTCATCATCGTCGTCGCCCTCCTGATCGGTGCCACGGTCGGCCCCGCCGTCTCGTCGGCGCTGTTCCAGAGCGACGACGAGGGAACGATCGCCGCCGTGACCATCCAGGGACCGATCAGTGGCCCGACCGCCGACGAGGTGACCCGGCAACTCCGAACGCTCCGGAAGGACGATTCGATCGACGCCGTGGTCCTGCGCATCGACAGCGGCGGTGGGAGCGTCGCGGCGAGTGAAGCACAGTACCGGGCGGTCAAGCGACTCGCCCGCGAGAAACCGGTCGTCACGAGCGTCCGGGGCGTCGCGGCCTCGGGTGCGTACTACACGGCGCTGCCCAGCGACGAGATCTACGCGACGCCGGGTGGACTGGTCGGCAGTGTCGGGGTGCGCGCCCTGATTCCCCAGCCCGACGGCGTCCCTCGGTCCGTGACGACCGGCCCCGACAAGGCCGGCGGACTCACTGGTGACGACATCCGTGGCCAGGTCGAGACCCTCAAGCGCTCGTTCGTCGACTCGGTGTACGCCGAACGCGGCGACCGACTCGCGCTGTCCCGGACGGAGCTGACGAACGCGAAGGTGTACTCCGGCGCGGCCGCCGTCGACAACGGACTCGCCGACGAGATCGGCGGGCTGGAGACGGCCATCGCCGCCGCGGCGGAGAAGGCGGGCCTCGACTCCTACGAGGTGGTGTACCGCTCGACGACGCCCGGCGTGCTCTCTTTGCTGCTCGGGTCGGAGGCCAACAGCACCGACGCCGGACAGGTCGACCGCGCGTCGCTGTTGACGACGCGTGGCATCGAACGCCCTCAGTACCTGATGCTCTGGGGCGACCTCAACACGTCTGCTCGGGAGGTGCGTGCCAGTGGAGCTGCGTGA
- a CDS encoding C-terminal binding protein: protein MSEILVSDDPMLDPDVLAGALPDATIRTEPLPDERAIVAAGSDAAALVVDVNTPVPASVFEQLPALQIVARAGVGFENVDVKAAAEHDVVVTNVPEYCTDEVATHGLALLLDCVRKIAEYDRATAAGGWAWEEGRPVHRFPDTTLGLVSFGPIARRLRERVRGFDLDVIAYDPYVDPGEMAEAGVEWVSFEELLARADHVSLHAPLTDETEGLIDADALGAMQDHAIVVNTARGGLIDEAALADALAGGEIGAAGLDVSRREPPADDSPLRALDNCLLTPHAGWYSVEAREELNETVARNVAAALDGETPPNRIDPDLDWL, encoded by the coding sequence ATGAGCGAAATCCTCGTCAGCGACGATCCGATGCTCGATCCCGACGTGCTCGCCGGGGCGTTGCCCGACGCGACGATCCGAACCGAACCGCTGCCCGACGAGCGCGCGATCGTCGCGGCCGGCAGCGACGCCGCGGCGCTGGTGGTCGACGTGAACACGCCGGTGCCCGCGAGCGTCTTCGAGCAACTGCCCGCACTCCAGATCGTCGCCCGCGCGGGCGTCGGCTTCGAGAACGTCGACGTGAAGGCCGCGGCCGAACACGACGTGGTCGTCACCAACGTCCCGGAGTACTGTACCGACGAGGTCGCGACCCACGGGCTGGCGCTCCTGTTGGACTGCGTGCGAAAGATCGCCGAGTACGACCGCGCGACCGCGGCCGGGGGGTGGGCCTGGGAGGAGGGGCGGCCGGTCCACCGGTTCCCCGACACGACGCTCGGGCTCGTCTCCTTCGGCCCGATCGCACGCCGACTCCGCGAGCGCGTTCGCGGGTTCGACCTCGACGTGATCGCGTACGATCCCTACGTCGACCCTGGGGAGATGGCCGAGGCCGGCGTCGAGTGGGTCTCCTTCGAGGAACTGCTCGCGCGGGCCGATCACGTCTCCCTGCACGCGCCCCTGACCGACGAGACCGAGGGACTGATCGACGCCGACGCGCTCGGGGCCATGCAGGACCACGCGATCGTCGTCAACACGGCCCGTGGCGGTCTGATCGACGAGGCGGCGCTGGCCGACGCACTGGCGGGCGGCGAGATCGGTGCGGCCGGCCTCGACGTGTCCCGCCGCGAGCCCCCGGCCGACGACAGCCCGCTGCGCGCGCTCGACAACTGCCTCCTGACGCCACACGCCGGCTGGTACTCCGTCGAGGCCCGCGAGGAGCTCAACGAGACCGTCGCTCGCAACGTCGCGGCCGCGCTGGACGGCGAAACACCGCCCAACCGCATCGACCCGGATCTCGACTGGCTCTGA
- a CDS encoding Hvo_1808 family surface protein: MRRVAALAVLVVLAGCLGAVNDLNPADRDRPADEDPIGWEDGYWYDDSVSVTTEDGLNASERAAVLARSKARVERIRDREFDGNVSVEVISRAEYRNQSRGPGGTGSDDPWNDQVWEALLLVGEDSGTSEAMGETYNSSVQGYYSPASDNITIVSDSPTPTIDRSTLSHELVHALQDQYDNLESSPETQDRQLAQQSVTEGEANYVQWTYEDRCENRWQCLSPPGGDGSGDSSSGGAPTDGVFVTIYQPYATGPGLIDQQYGRNRWDGVERLYENPPDSTEQVIHPDRYPDEEPVNVTVPDRSSDEWERFDHDPVADTAGEASIFAMLYTNDAVEPEQWFRYRSDASEGWGGDSIVPYRNGSGGYGYVWTIEWDSPGDARAFETAYTSILDDKGATRPSETVYRVPDFDAFGDAFRVTRAGSRVRIVNAPTVDGLDDVHDRPS; encoded by the coding sequence ATGCGTAGGGTCGCAGCCCTCGCCGTGCTGGTCGTCCTCGCGGGCTGTCTCGGAGCCGTGAACGACCTGAACCCCGCCGACCGTGACCGCCCGGCCGACGAGGACCCGATCGGCTGGGAAGACGGCTACTGGTACGACGACAGCGTGTCGGTGACCACCGAGGACGGTCTCAACGCCAGCGAACGGGCGGCGGTCCTGGCCCGGAGCAAGGCCCGCGTCGAGCGGATCCGCGACCGGGAGTTCGACGGCAACGTCAGCGTCGAGGTGATCAGCCGCGCCGAGTACCGCAACCAGTCGCGTGGTCCCGGCGGGACCGGATCGGACGATCCCTGGAACGATCAGGTGTGGGAAGCACTGCTTCTGGTCGGCGAGGACTCGGGCACCAGCGAGGCCATGGGCGAGACCTACAACTCTTCGGTCCAGGGGTACTACAGTCCGGCCTCGGACAACATCACGATCGTCAGCGACTCGCCGACGCCGACCATCGACCGCTCGACGCTGTCTCACGAACTGGTCCACGCCTTGCAAGACCAGTACGACAACCTGGAGTCGTCTCCGGAGACCCAGGACCGCCAGCTCGCCCAGCAAAGCGTCACCGAGGGCGAGGCCAACTACGTCCAGTGGACCTACGAGGACCGCTGTGAGAACCGCTGGCAGTGTCTCTCACCGCCCGGCGGCGACGGCAGCGGCGACAGCTCCAGCGGCGGCGCGCCGACCGACGGCGTCTTCGTGACGATCTACCAGCCCTACGCGACCGGGCCGGGACTGATCGACCAGCAGTACGGCCGGAACCGCTGGGACGGCGTCGAACGACTGTACGAGAACCCGCCCGACAGCACCGAGCAGGTGATCCACCCGGACAGATATCCCGACGAGGAGCCGGTGAACGTGACCGTCCCCGACCGCAGCAGCGACGAGTGGGAGCGGTTCGACCACGACCCCGTCGCCGACACCGCCGGGGAGGCCTCGATCTTCGCGATGCTGTACACCAACGACGCCGTCGAACCCGAGCAGTGGTTCCGGTACCGCAGCGACGCCTCCGAGGGCTGGGGCGGGGACTCGATCGTCCCCTACCGCAACGGCTCTGGTGGCTACGGCTACGTCTGGACCATCGAGTGGGACTCGCCGGGCGACGCCAGGGCGTTCGAGACGGCTTACACGTCGATTCTCGACGACAAGGGCGCGACGCGACCGAGCGAGACCGTCTACCGGGTTCCCGATTTCGACGCCTTCGGGGACGCCTTCCGCGTGACCCGCGCTGGAAGTCGGGTCCGCATCGTCAACGCTCCGACGGTCGACGGTCTCGACGACGTACACGACCGGCCGTCGTAG
- a CDS encoding Hvo_1808 family surface protein — protein MYRAALLAALLVLAGCQAPSAGPSAASPVNETTGTDAPEPTATPASADAADALPDPETDRLGWENGYWHNESLAVTNSDGLNESEREAVVARSMARVEWVREREFDETVPVSVIDRSTYQNRSTTAANATSARFDNGKFEALFLIGEDRDALEAQNAALSQSVLGYYSPVRDEIVIVADSERPQLDGEATLAHELVHALQDQQFDLTNGTVTTRDAYQGRNGLVEGDASLVERRYTANCGEAWSCLDSADSTQSGGGDSHFGLNFLQFFPYSDGPGFVEHRYEAGGWAAVDAAFADRPDGATEVIYPEQYPEWEPATVSLPDRSNDEWERVRPPGRADYAVVGQSAIAASLAYTVTDDYEDASVVAADDVLNFEGNEIDGNDPYNYDVPAARGWAGGKLYVYENGDRSGYVWRTRWTNESEAAEFASTWSAVVRHWGGEETGENVWTIGEDSPFTDAVRIDRSGATVTVVNAPDAATLEAVHDA, from the coding sequence ATGTATCGCGCCGCCTTGCTCGCTGCGCTGCTCGTTCTGGCCGGCTGTCAGGCTCCGTCGGCCGGCCCGTCGGCGGCGTCCCCCGTCAACGAGACGACGGGGACCGACGCTCCCGAGCCGACGGCCACGCCCGCCTCTGCGGACGCTGCGGACGCTTTGCCCGATCCCGAGACCGACCGTCTCGGCTGGGAGAACGGCTACTGGCACAACGAATCGCTGGCCGTGACCAACAGCGACGGCCTCAACGAGAGCGAACGAGAGGCCGTCGTCGCTCGTTCGATGGCCCGCGTCGAGTGGGTCCGAGAACGCGAGTTCGACGAGACAGTCCCGGTCAGCGTGATCGACCGGTCGACGTACCAGAACCGCTCTACCACCGCGGCGAACGCGACGAGCGCGCGCTTCGACAACGGCAAGTTCGAGGCGCTGTTCCTGATCGGCGAGGACAGGGACGCGCTGGAGGCACAGAACGCAGCGCTGAGCCAGAGCGTGCTCGGCTACTATAGCCCGGTCCGCGACGAGATCGTCATCGTCGCCGACAGCGAGCGGCCACAGCTCGACGGCGAGGCGACGCTCGCCCACGAACTGGTCCACGCCCTGCAAGACCAGCAGTTCGACCTGACCAACGGGACCGTGACGACCCGCGACGCCTATCAGGGCCGCAACGGACTCGTCGAGGGCGACGCCTCCTTGGTTGAACGGCGCTACACCGCCAACTGCGGCGAGGCCTGGTCCTGTCTCGACTCGGCCGACAGCACCCAGAGCGGCGGTGGTGACAGTCACTTCGGGCTGAACTTCCTCCAGTTCTTCCCCTACAGCGACGGCCCCGGCTTCGTCGAGCACCGGTACGAGGCCGGCGGCTGGGCGGCCGTCGACGCCGCGTTCGCGGACCGGCCCGACGGTGCGACGGAAGTGATCTATCCCGAACAGTATCCCGAGTGGGAGCCGGCGACCGTCTCCCTGCCGGACCGCAGCAACGACGAGTGGGAACGGGTCCGACCGCCGGGACGCGCCGACTACGCCGTCGTCGGCCAGTCCGCCATCGCGGCGTCGCTTGCCTACACCGTCACCGACGACTACGAGGACGCCAGTGTGGTGGCGGCCGACGACGTGCTCAACTTCGAGGGCAACGAGATCGACGGGAACGACCCCTACAACTACGACGTGCCGGCCGCCCGCGGCTGGGCCGGCGGCAAACTGTACGTCTACGAGAACGGCGACCGGTCGGGCTACGTCTGGCGGACCCGCTGGACCAACGAGAGCGAGGCCGCCGAGTTCGCCAGCACCTGGAGCGCGGTCGTCCGCCACTGGGGCGGCGAGGAAACCGGCGAGAACGTCTGGACGATCGGCGAGGACAGTCCCTTCACCGACGCCGTCAGGATCGACCGCTCCGGCGCGACGGTGACGGTCGTCAACGCGCCCGACGCGGCGACACTGGAGGCGGTCCACGATGCGTAG
- a CDS encoding cysteine hydrolase family protein gives MEFEPARTALVVVDMQNGFCHPDGALYAPDSEAAIEPCRELVERAREAGASVVFTRDVHPPEQFEDAHYYDEFDRWGEHVVEGSWETRLVEQLEPAEGDLVVVKHTYDAFYETQLEGWIDDLLICGTLANVCVLHTASSAGLRDFRPVLVEDAIGAIEDDHREYALEHADWLFGDVTERGEVTFA, from the coding sequence ATGGAGTTCGAACCAGCGCGAACCGCACTCGTCGTCGTCGACATGCAAAACGGCTTCTGTCACCCGGACGGGGCGCTGTACGCGCCCGACAGCGAGGCGGCCATCGAGCCCTGCCGCGAGCTGGTCGAGCGCGCACGCGAGGCCGGTGCCAGCGTCGTCTTCACCCGCGACGTACACCCGCCCGAACAGTTCGAAGACGCACACTACTACGACGAGTTCGACCGCTGGGGCGAGCACGTCGTCGAGGGGTCCTGGGAGACACGGCTGGTCGAACAGCTCGAACCCGCCGAAGGCGATCTCGTCGTCGTCAAACACACCTACGACGCATTCTACGAGACCCAGCTTGAGGGGTGGATCGACGACCTCCTCATCTGTGGGACGCTCGCGAACGTCTGCGTGTTGCATACGGCCTCCAGCGCCGGCCTGCGCGACTTCCGCCCGGTGCTGGTCGAAGACGCCATCGGCGCGATCGAGGACGACCACCGCGAGTACGCACTGGAGCACGCAGACTGGCTGTTCGGCGACGTGACCGAGCGCGGCGAGGTCACCTTCGCGTGA
- a CDS encoding lipoate--protein ligase family protein — translation MRVLRGRAADHESDHERTRRLTEAVAESEEPALRVWQPHRQVAFGRRDAREDGYERARCIARERGYEVLERAVGGRAVAYTGRTVAVAFARPVADERTGIRQRYAAATDRFREALDTLGVDASEGEPPESFCPGSHSLQAAGKVVGIAQRVRQRVAVVAAIVLVADHREVADVLAPIYDALDVAFDPDSVGSVARAGGPSEPATVIDAVVETFADGHDTTVERVDPASGLRDT, via the coding sequence ATGCGCGTACTGCGTGGGCGGGCCGCCGACCACGAGAGCGACCACGAGCGAACGCGCCGACTGACCGAAGCCGTCGCCGAGAGCGAAGAGCCGGCGCTGCGCGTCTGGCAGCCCCACAGACAGGTCGCGTTCGGCCGTCGTGACGCCCGCGAGGACGGGTACGAGCGCGCTCGCTGCATCGCCCGCGAGCGGGGGTACGAAGTCCTCGAACGCGCGGTCGGCGGGCGAGCGGTCGCGTACACCGGCCGGACTGTCGCCGTCGCGTTCGCGAGACCGGTCGCCGACGAACGGACCGGTATTCGACAGCGGTACGCCGCCGCCACCGACCGGTTCCGGGAGGCTCTCGACACGCTCGGCGTCGACGCCAGCGAAGGAGAGCCGCCGGAATCGTTCTGTCCCGGCTCTCACTCCCTGCAAGCGGCGGGGAAGGTCGTCGGCATCGCCCAGCGGGTCCGCCAGCGCGTCGCCGTCGTCGCGGCGATCGTCCTCGTCGCCGACCACCGCGAGGTCGCCGACGTGCTCGCGCCGATCTACGACGCGCTCGACGTGGCGTTCGATCCGGACAGCGTCGGCAGCGTCGCCCGTGCAGGCGGACCGAGCGAGCCGGCCACGGTGATCGACGCCGTCGTCGAGACGTTCGCGGACGGCCACGACACCACCGTCGAGCGCGTGGACCCAGCGAGCGGACTCCGAGACACTTAG
- a CDS encoding dihydroorotase: MLIRNATLADGRTRDVRVRGETIDAVGEDLDPADEDTVDAADRLLLPGAIDAHVHFRQPGYGHKETWASGSRSAAAGGVTTVVDQPNTDPPTVDGAAFDQKVELAGESLVDFGINGGVTDDWEPAELLERPLFALGEVFLADSTGDMGIDADLFEDALVAAAQRDVTVTVHAEDASLFNRAARDRDDADAWSAFRTARAEAAAVERACEVATEHDARIHIAHTSTPEGIDTASEAGMTTEVTPHHLLLSRSDLDELGTHGRMNPPLRSEKRRRAVYDRVVDGTVDMIATDHAPHTREEKDASIWDAPSGVPGVETMLPLLLAEARTGDLTYERVRDLVAANPADVFDLPDKGRIEAGNDADLVLVDTDDVREITGEGLHSNCGWTPFEGFEGVFPKWTMVRGTVVYDSAEDTFWDQQGENVR; this comes from the coding sequence ATGCTCATTCGGAACGCGACGCTCGCGGACGGACGGACTCGGGACGTGCGCGTCCGCGGAGAGACGATCGACGCCGTGGGCGAGGATCTCGACCCGGCCGACGAGGACACCGTCGACGCGGCGGACAGACTGCTCTTGCCCGGAGCGATCGACGCCCACGTCCACTTCCGACAGCCAGGCTACGGCCACAAGGAGACCTGGGCCAGCGGTTCGCGGTCGGCCGCGGCCGGCGGCGTCACGACCGTCGTCGACCAGCCGAACACGGACCCGCCGACGGTCGACGGGGCCGCCTTCGATCAGAAGGTCGAACTTGCCGGCGAGTCGCTCGTCGACTTCGGCATCAACGGCGGCGTCACGGACGACTGGGAGCCCGCGGAACTGCTGGAGCGACCCCTGTTCGCACTCGGGGAGGTCTTCCTCGCGGACTCGACCGGCGACATGGGGATCGACGCCGACCTGTTCGAGGACGCACTGGTCGCGGCGGCCCAGCGGGACGTGACCGTCACCGTCCACGCCGAGGACGCCTCGCTGTTCAACCGGGCGGCGAGAGATCGCGACGACGCCGACGCCTGGAGCGCGTTCCGCACCGCCCGCGCGGAAGCCGCCGCCGTCGAGCGGGCCTGCGAGGTCGCGACCGAACACGACGCCCGGATCCACATCGCCCACACCTCCACGCCGGAGGGGATCGACACCGCCAGCGAGGCCGGGATGACGACCGAGGTCACGCCCCATCACCTCCTGCTCTCGCGGTCGGACCTCGACGAGCTGGGCACGCACGGCCGGATGAACCCGCCGCTGCGCAGCGAGAAACGCCGCCGAGCGGTGTACGATCGCGTCGTCGACGGCACCGTCGACATGATCGCGACGGACCACGCGCCCCACACCCGCGAAGAGAAGGACGCCTCGATCTGGGACGCCCCCTCCGGGGTGCCCGGCGTCGAGACGATGCTCCCGCTCTTGCTGGCCGAGGCCCGCACCGGCGATCTGACCTACGAGCGCGTCCGGGACCTCGTCGCCGCGAATCCCGCCGACGTGTTCGACCTGCCTGACAAGGGCCGGATCGAGGCGGGCAACGACGCCGACCTCGTGCTGGTCGACACCGACGACGTGCGCGAGATCACCGGCGAAGGGCTCCACTCGAACTGCGGGTGGACGCCATTCGAGGGCTTCGAGGGCGTCTTCCCGAAGTGGACGATGGTCCGTGGCACCGTCGTCTACGACAGCGCAGAAGACACCTTCTGGGACCAGCAAGGCGAGAACGTTCGCTGA
- a CDS encoding DUF5806 family protein: MTDGASPDETDEQRSRAGPSSTQSDPDEDEPADESLDAADGVSDEPDVPADVRKYDRFKKIDGGTYDRANEFLRERTYVTAREWAIARLCADFRTETGVEMTKIGENLPELVPFMTDTYSPQAVNQARASFEEKVRKAGATFLYGAMCDFFTAEELDDVMYEATEVAKFLLEVEGVELSVEEELETEDQISEVMRDVREHSTALRHDECPHCGHDLDGEE, from the coding sequence ATGACAGACGGCGCGTCCCCCGACGAGACCGACGAACAACGCTCACGAGCCGGGCCGTCGTCGACCCAGTCGGACCCGGACGAGGACGAACCCGCCGACGAGTCTCTCGACGCTGCCGACGGCGTCTCCGACGAGCCGGACGTTCCGGCCGACGTACGCAAGTACGACCGCTTCAAGAAAATCGACGGCGGGACCTACGACCGGGCCAACGAGTTTCTGCGGGAACGGACCTACGTCACCGCCCGCGAGTGGGCGATTGCCCGCCTCTGTGCGGACTTCCGGACCGAGACCGGCGTCGAGATGACCAAGATCGGCGAGAACCTCCCCGAACTGGTCCCGTTCATGACCGACACCTACTCGCCACAGGCCGTCAACCAGGCCCGCGCCTCCTTCGAGGAGAAGGTCCGCAAGGCCGGCGCGACCTTCCTCTACGGCGCGATGTGTGACTTCTTCACGGCCGAGGAACTGGACGACGTGATGTACGAGGCCACGGAGGTCGCGAAGTTCCTGCTGGAGGTCGAGGGCGTCGAGCTGAGCGTCGAGGAGGAACTGGAAACCGAGGACCAGATCTCGGAGGTAATGCGCGACGTTCGGGAACACTCCACGGCCTTGCGCCACGACGAGTGTCCTCACTGCGGTCACGATCTCGACGGCGAGGAGTAG
- a CDS encoding universal stress protein yields MHVLLGVGGSDLSYQALDETIERAREAGDEVTVAVFDGHETDAGEDEVQERVRERLDETGFEAEIRRLSGDPGSRLVDVAESEGFDRIVLGSGERSTLGKIQLGSIAEFVLLNAQTPVTLIR; encoded by the coding sequence ATGCACGTCCTACTCGGTGTCGGGGGCAGCGATCTCTCCTATCAGGCCCTCGACGAGACGATCGAACGCGCACGCGAGGCCGGCGACGAGGTGACCGTCGCCGTCTTCGACGGCCACGAGACAGACGCGGGCGAAGACGAAGTCCAGGAGCGGGTCCGCGAGCGACTCGACGAGACCGGCTTCGAGGCCGAGATCCGACGGCTCAGCGGCGATCCGGGCAGTCGACTCGTCGACGTCGCCGAGAGCGAGGGGTTCGACCGGATCGTCCTCGGCAGCGGCGAGCGGTCGACGCTTGGCAAGATCCAGCTCGGTTCGATCGCCGAGTTCGTCCTGTTGAACGCACAGACCCCAGTGACGCTGATCCGATGA